The following proteins are co-located in the Tripterygium wilfordii isolate XIE 37 chromosome 2, ASM1340144v1, whole genome shotgun sequence genome:
- the LOC120009574 gene encoding uncharacterized protein LOC120009574, whose translation MQIRQLANVVSEKKQGEFPSQPEANPRGREQAKAIKTLHSGKPNDRRDEDPALEAPLKERVYVPPLPFPQQFQKQKKDRHMLDIMELFKKVHINIPLLDAIKQVPSYAKFLKDICTNKKRFMEHEKVMLSEECSAVLLNKLPPKLKDPGSFTIPCVFGNLQFEKALIDLGASINLMPLSVFQQLGVGKMQPTSISLQLADRSIKFPLGIIEDILIKVDRFLLPADFIILDMEEDRDIPIIMGRSFLATAGTIIDVKKGLLTMNVEGESVEF comes from the exons ATGCAGATAAGACAGTTAGCTAATGTCGTGAGTGAGAAGAAGCAGGGTGAATTCCCTAGTCAACCTGAAGCAAATCCAAGAGGGAGAGAACAAGCAAAGGCAATTAAAACCTTACATAGTGGAAAGCCAAATGATCGAAGAGATGAGGATCCTG CACTTGAAGCACCATTAAAGGAGAGAGTTTACGTACCTCCTCTGCCTTTCCCTCAACAGTTTCAGAAGCAAAAGAAGGATAGACACATGCTGGATATCATGGAGTTGTTCAAGAAAGTTCATATAAACATTCCATTGTTagatgcaatcaaacaagtaccaTCTTATGCCAAATTCCTCAAAGATATTTGCACTAACAAAAAGAGGTTCATGGAACATGAGAAAGTGATGCTatccgaagagtgtagtgctgTTCTCCTCAACAAATTGCCTCCAAAGTTGAAAGATCCAGGGAGTTTTACAATCCCTTGTGTTTTTGGCaatttacaatttgaaaaagCTTTAATTGATTTAGGTGCTAGTATTAACTTAATGCCATTATCTGTGTTTCAGCAACTTGGTGTCGGAAAGATGCAACCAACATCAATAAGCTTACAACTTGCAGATCGGTCCATCAAATTCCCACTTGGGATTATTGAAGATATTTTAATTAAAGTGGATCGATTCTTGCTACCAGCAGACTTTattatcttggatatggaagaAGATCGAGATATTCCCATAATTATGGGAAGATCATTTTTGGCCACTGCTGGAACGATAATTGATGTAAAAAAGGGGCTATTGACAATGAATGTTGAAGGAGAATCAGTGGAATTTTGA
- the LOC119981860 gene encoding uncharacterized protein LOC119981860, translated as MNEGRWALPFLLTHGMSFLNEQDPYDQCPVYPRLVRTFYQTFTKLPQAGNKDTTTDLYMVRIGGKEVKFTTKDICLCLGVLPDYSHKTGFGPPREVSTEEMIQDMCGGCRTKNGLGSRRAHLPPDMWLMDSLLRHNLCPIGHGQERHQPYLSILYYIYKDIWFNLREVYLDSIQKIHSKVARTATTEKGKLYFPRLITRLLVHLGVSLPTPTPVQEYEPVMFEESQFKSNIIHMRSTRGPDPVAEETAIPAATPTMPLYQTFRLM; from the coding sequence ATGAACGAAGGccgctgggctctacctttttTACTTACACATGGGATGAGCTTTCTCAACGAACAAGACCCATATGACCAATGTCCTGTCTATCCTCGTTTAGTACGCACATTTTATCAGACATTCACAAAATTACCACAAGCTGGTAATAAGGATACGACAACTGATTTATATATGGTGCGCATAGGCGGCAAGGAGGTGAAATTCACTACAAAAGACATTTGCCTATGCTTAGGGGTACTACCTGACTATTCTCACAAGACTGGTTTTGGCCCTCCACGCGAAGTTTCCACTGAAGAGATGATCCAAGACATGTGTGGGGGTTGCCGTACGAAGAATGGATTGGGTAGTAGGAGAGCTCACTTACCTCCAGACATGTGGCTCATGGATTCATTACTTCGCCATAATCTTTGTCCTATTGGTCATGGGCAGGAGCGTCATCAACCATATCTATCTATCTTGTACTACATCTACAAAGACATTTGGTTCAATCTTAGAGAAGTTTACCTTGACAGTATTCAGAAAATTCATAGCAAGGTTGCTAGAACGGCAACAACCGAGAAGGGTAAACTTTATTTCCCTCGATTGATAACCAGATTACTTGTCCATTTGGGAGTGTCCCTGCCGACTCCTACTCCAGTCCAAGAATATGAGCCAGTCATGTTTGAGGAGTCACAATTCAAATCCAACATAATACATATGCGATCAACTCGAGGACCTGATCCAGTGGCAGAGGAGACTGCCATACCAGCTGCTACACCCACAATGCCCCTGTACCAGACATTCCGCCTTATGTGA